The following DNA comes from Sphingomonas flavescens.
GATCAGCGTCACCGCCTGGTCGGGCTCGACCATGACTGGTGTTTCGCCGGCCGGGTTTAGATCGAGGAATTCGTCCCTCTTTTCCCAGGGATTCTCGCGGACGAGCTCATGCCCGACCCCCTTCTCGGCCAGCACGAGACGGACCTTGCGCGAAAAGGGGCACAACGGGAACTGAAAGAGCTGCCACATGACGTGGCTGCTTTAGCGGCTGGGCGCGGGGCGTCTAGCGGCGCGGATAAGTGGGATCGGGCAGATTCGCGACCGCGCGTTCGATCGAGCGCTGCGCCTGATCGAGGCTGCGCATAACTTCGGGCAAGGCGCGGTTCACGGCCTGCGCACCCTGCTGAATCGTCGGTCCAACGGCCGCCAGCTTCCCGTGCAGATGCCGGTCAAAGTCGGGATCGTCGCGGCGGGCCATGTCGCGAACTGTCGTGGCCCTCTCCTGCGGCGTCGGTTCCCGCCCGTCGATGGCGGCGCGAACCTCACCCACGCGCATGCCCAGCACCGCGTCGGTGATGGCATCGAGAACTCCGGTCAGCCGCTGCGCACTCGCCGGATCGGTGAGCACCGGCGGCAGCTGCGGAGCGACCGGCTGCGCGGCGGCTGGAACCGCGATGATCAGGGTCGAAAGGGCGACGACGGTCTTACGCATGGCGAGCACCAGTAAGTGATTGAATTCACTGCTTAGCACGCAGCACCGCCGAAGAAAATCTAGCGAATCGACAACCAGACGAGCGCGGCCGCACCGGCGATGATGCGGTACCAGGCGAAGGGCGCGAAGCCGTGCCGCGAGATGTAGGCAACGAAGCCGCGGACGACGACGATCGCGACGATGAAGCTGACGATGAAACCGACGGCAACGGCGGTGAAGCCGACGCCGCTTGCGCCTGAGAGCAAGGTGTCGTGGTGCTTGACCAGTTCTAGCGTGGTCGCGCCGACCATGGTCGGAATGGCGAGGAAGAAACTGAACTCCGCGGCGGTGCGCCGTTCGACCCCGAGCGACAGGCCGCCCATGATTGTCGCGCCCGATCGGCTGACGCCCGGAATCATCGCCAGGCACTGGACGAGCCCGACGCCGATCGCCGTCTTCAATGGCATTTCCGCGACGCCGATGATGTCGGTCCGCTTCACCATCTTCTCGATGATCAGGATGGCGACGCCGCCGACGATCAGCGCGACCGCCACGATATGCGCATTGCCGAGCAACGCTTCGATCTTGTTGATCAGCAGGAAGCCGAGAATCGCGGACGGCATGAAGCCGATCAGGACGTTGCGCACGAAGCGCCACGACACCGCGTTGCCCTTCAGCATGCCCTCCAGCACTGCCCAGAAGGTCCGCCAGTAAAGGACGACGATCGCCAGGATCGCGCCGAGTTGGATAATCACGTTGAACGCCGCCCACTTCTCTGCGTCGAAACCAAGTAGTTCCGTGGCAAGGATCAGGTGGCCGGTAGAGGAGACCGGAAGGAATTCGGTGACGCCCTCGACGATGCCGAGGATGATTGCGATCAGCAAAATAGGCATGAACGGAGCGTCGAGGCTCAGTTGGTCGCGGTCAAGTTAATCCGGCGCCCGGCGAATTTCCCGCCCTTGTGGTAGCGGCCGAGCCATTCGTAGCCGACGGCGGCGAGCGGCGTCGGCTGGATGCCAAAGGCCTCGAGGCCGGGCAGTCTACCGCTGGGCACGCTGCCCTGCTGAAGCATGATCCACTGGTCGGCCG
Coding sequences within:
- a CDS encoding undecaprenyl-diphosphate phosphatase, encoding MPILLIAIILGIVEGVTEFLPVSSTGHLILATELLGFDAEKWAAFNVIIQLGAILAIVVLYWRTFWAVLEGMLKGNAVSWRFVRNVLIGFMPSAILGFLLINKIEALLGNAHIVAVALIVGGVAILIIEKMVKRTDIIGVAEMPLKTAIGVGLVQCLAMIPGVSRSGATIMGGLSLGVERRTAAEFSFFLAIPTMVGATTLELVKHHDTLLSGASGVGFTAVAVGFIVSFIVAIVVVRGFVAYISRHGFAPFAWYRIIAGAAALVWLSIR